One Glutamicibacter halophytocola DNA segment encodes these proteins:
- a CDS encoding DEAD/DEAH box helicase, which produces MLLTEYLPADSKNVSDDEIYKSFGQWVATRGITLYPAQDEASMALAGGNNVILATPTGSGKSMVAIAAHFYAMARDQISFYTAPIKALVSEKFFDLCKIFGAENVGMVTGDSSVNADAPIICCTAEILANIALREGSKADVGCVIMDEFHFYADPQRGWAWQVPLIELPQAQFLLMSATLGDVTRFEKELEERTGTPTVTVAHAERPIPLHFYYSMEPVQEAVEELIKTKQVPIYIVHFSQLDAIDRATGLMSVNVATREEKEKISEMIGGFRFAAGFGKTLNRLVRHGIGIHHAGMLPKYRRLVEQLAQAGLLKVICGTDTLGVGINVPIRTVVITALSKFDGTRTRIVNAREFHQIAGRAGRAGFDTAGTVLVQAPEHAIENHKAMEKALKKHGEGSSKLKQIPKKKPPQNFVTWGEKTFEKIVEASPETLKSSFQVSHSMLLNLLEREDNAFEAARRLLSENHETPASQRKLKLRALGILRELIATEVVVRREEPDEYGNYYELTVHLQQNFALNQPLSPFALAALDLLDPDSASYALDVVSVIEATLEKPRQVLSGQEKKARGEAIAAMKAEGMDYNDRMNALDEITYAMPLAEKLESAFEQYRSGAPWLSDFELAPKSIVRDMYERAMGFSDFVQYYQLARSEGVLLRYLTDAYKALRQTVPQDALREDLEDLIEWLGEMIRQIDSSLLDEWEELSRGELSEETETAPPPAPEKLTSNKRAFRVMVRNEMFRRVKLFADEQDQALAELDGHNGFDADTWADAMDGYFDEHEDIDDGPTGRSSKLFIVNELPSRVWEVRQIFADPSEHHDWGISATISLDDSDEVGAPVVTVTSVGRMD; this is translated from the coding sequence ATGTTGCTCACCGAATATTTGCCAGCAGACAGCAAAAACGTATCCGACGACGAAATCTACAAGTCGTTCGGCCAATGGGTCGCAACCCGCGGCATCACCCTCTACCCCGCACAGGATGAAGCGTCGATGGCGCTGGCTGGCGGCAACAACGTCATCTTGGCCACCCCCACAGGCTCAGGCAAGTCCATGGTGGCCATTGCCGCGCATTTCTACGCCATGGCCCGCGACCAGATCAGTTTCTACACCGCGCCGATCAAGGCGCTGGTATCGGAGAAGTTCTTCGACCTGTGCAAGATCTTCGGTGCCGAGAATGTCGGCATGGTCACCGGCGACTCCTCGGTCAATGCGGACGCGCCGATCATCTGCTGCACCGCGGAGATCCTGGCGAATATCGCGCTGCGCGAAGGCTCAAAGGCCGATGTCGGCTGCGTCATCATGGATGAATTCCACTTCTACGCCGACCCGCAGCGCGGCTGGGCCTGGCAGGTGCCACTCATTGAGCTTCCCCAGGCGCAGTTCCTGCTGATGAGCGCCACCCTCGGCGATGTCACCCGCTTCGAGAAGGAACTCGAAGAGCGCACCGGCACCCCGACGGTCACCGTGGCTCATGCCGAGCGCCCGATCCCGCTGCACTTCTACTACTCCATGGAGCCGGTGCAGGAAGCGGTGGAGGAGTTGATCAAGACCAAGCAGGTCCCGATCTACATCGTCCACTTCTCCCAGCTCGACGCGATCGACCGCGCTACCGGGCTGATGAGCGTGAATGTGGCCACCCGCGAGGAGAAGGAAAAGATCTCGGAGATGATCGGCGGCTTCCGTTTTGCCGCTGGCTTCGGCAAGACCTTGAACCGCCTGGTGCGCCACGGCATCGGCATCCACCACGCGGGCATGCTGCCCAAGTACCGCCGCCTGGTCGAGCAACTGGCCCAGGCCGGCCTGCTCAAGGTCATCTGCGGCACCGACACGCTGGGCGTGGGCATCAACGTGCCGATCCGCACCGTGGTCATCACCGCGCTGTCCAAGTTCGATGGCACTCGTACCCGTATCGTGAACGCCCGCGAGTTCCACCAGATCGCCGGCCGTGCCGGTCGTGCGGGCTTCGATACCGCAGGCACCGTGCTGGTCCAGGCCCCCGAGCATGCGATCGAGAACCACAAGGCCATGGAAAAGGCGCTGAAGAAGCATGGCGAGGGTTCGTCGAAGCTCAAGCAGATCCCGAAGAAGAAGCCGCCGCAGAACTTCGTGACCTGGGGCGAAAAGACCTTCGAGAAGATCGTCGAGGCCTCCCCCGAGACGCTGAAGTCCTCCTTCCAGGTCTCGCACTCGATGCTGCTGAACCTGCTGGAGCGCGAAGACAATGCCTTCGAAGCCGCCCGGCGCCTGCTCTCCGAGAACCATGAGACCCCGGCCTCGCAGCGCAAGCTGAAGCTGCGCGCCCTGGGCATCCTGCGAGAGCTGATCGCCACAGAAGTTGTGGTGCGCCGCGAAGAGCCCGACGAGTACGGCAACTACTACGAGCTGACCGTGCACCTGCAGCAGAACTTCGCGCTGAACCAGCCGCTCTCCCCCTTCGCCCTGGCCGCCTTGGACCTGCTGGATCCGGATTCCGCCAGCTACGCCCTGGATGTGGTCTCGGTGATCGAAGCGACCCTGGAAAAGCCGCGCCAGGTGCTCTCGGGCCAGGAGAAGAAGGCCCGCGGCGAAGCCATTGCCGCGATGAAGGCCGAAGGCATGGACTACAACGACCGGATGAACGCGCTGGACGAAATCACCTATGCGATGCCGCTGGCCGAGAAGCTGGAATCCGCGTTCGAGCAGTACCGCTCCGGCGCCCCCTGGCTTTCGGACTTCGAGCTGGCGCCGAAGTCCATCGTGCGCGACATGTACGAACGCGCCATGGGCTTCTCCGATTTTGTCCAGTACTACCAGCTGGCACGCTCCGAGGGCGTCCTGCTGCGCTATCTGACCGATGCCTACAAGGCGCTGCGCCAGACCGTCCCGCAGGACGCCCTGCGCGAGGACCTTGAAGACCTGATCGAATGGCTCGGCGAGATGATCCGCCAGATCGACTCGTCGCTGCTGGACGAGTGGGAGGAGCTCTCCCGCGGCGAGCTGAGCGAAGAAACCGAAACGGCCCCGCCTCCGGCACCGGAAAAGCTGACCAGCAACAAGCGCGCATTCCGCGTGATGGTGCGCAATGAGATGTTCCGCCGCGTCAAGCTATTTGCCGACGAACAGGATCAGGCTCTGGCCGAGCTCGATGGACATAACGGCTTTGACGCCGATACGTGGGCCGATGCGATGGATGGCTACTTCGACGAGCATGAGGACATCGACGATGGCCCGACCGGGCGCAGCTCGAAGCTGTTCATTGTCAATGAGCTGCCCAGCCGCGTATGGGAAGTCCGCCAGATCTTCGCCGACCCTTCCGAGCACCACGACTGGGGTATCAGCGCAACGATCTCCCTGGACGACTCAGATGAAGTAGGCGCACCAGTGGTGACCGTGACTTCCGTGGGGCGCATGGACTAG
- a CDS encoding NUDIX domain-containing protein: MTAISYVVLRRGNEVLLQLRTGTGFMDGCWGISAAGHVEPGESSEAAAIREAREELGVSIALADLRALATVPRQQPVAGADGMTDHFYLATAWAGTPRIMEPDKAADLRWFRDDLLPENLAPHEKAALSGILRR; this comes from the coding sequence ATGACCGCCATCAGCTACGTGGTGCTCCGCCGGGGCAACGAGGTGTTGTTGCAGCTTCGGACGGGCACGGGCTTCATGGACGGCTGCTGGGGTATTTCTGCTGCTGGACACGTCGAGCCTGGCGAATCAAGCGAGGCCGCGGCGATCCGGGAAGCTCGGGAAGAATTGGGCGTGAGCATTGCTCTGGCCGATCTTCGGGCGCTGGCCACTGTGCCGCGGCAGCAACCGGTGGCAGGCGCCGATGGCATGACAGATCATTTTTATCTGGCCACCGCTTGGGCTGGAACGCCTCGGATCATGGAACCGGATAAGGCCGCGGATTTACGCTGGTTTAGGGATGATCTGCTTCCCGAAAATCTGGCACCCCATGAGAAAGCAGCGCTCTCAGGGATTCTTCGACGATAG
- a CDS encoding metal-dependent hydrolase — MMGGHHAVSGAAAWLAITTPVTVGSVDLGLGTFQMDRWETLAGAIVCAGAALLPDADHHGATIARALPPFSSIFARVIGEVSGGHRNGTHSILGMAFFIFIAWLANGWDVHTAALGTVYPGAALFAVLLISFAVKSVKFMPPVLCWVIALATGAFVGVNAPEENTWFLLAVALGVIVHVLGDMLTVGGCNLIWPIKIGSPRWFRKLPLVGGCWKANGRVAVPVLAETGSTAEWLFATLLTTYVGIALIVA; from the coding sequence ATGATGGGTGGACACCACGCGGTGAGCGGCGCAGCCGCATGGTTGGCAATTACTACTCCGGTCACCGTGGGCTCGGTTGACCTGGGGCTGGGTACCTTCCAGATGGACCGCTGGGAGACGCTCGCTGGGGCGATCGTTTGCGCTGGTGCAGCATTGCTTCCCGATGCAGATCATCACGGTGCAACCATCGCCCGCGCCCTGCCGCCCTTTTCCAGTATTTTTGCCCGAGTCATCGGTGAAGTTTCCGGGGGACACCGCAACGGCACGCATTCCATTTTGGGCATGGCCTTTTTTATCTTTATCGCGTGGCTTGCAAATGGATGGGACGTTCATACCGCGGCGCTGGGCACGGTTTATCCAGGAGCGGCCCTCTTCGCGGTGCTGCTGATCTCCTTTGCCGTGAAGTCCGTGAAATTCATGCCGCCGGTGCTGTGCTGGGTCATTGCCTTGGCCACCGGAGCCTTTGTCGGGGTGAATGCTCCCGAAGAAAACACCTGGTTCCTGCTGGCAGTGGCCTTGGGAGTCATCGTGCATGTGCTCGGGGACATGCTGACCGTCGGCGGCTGCAATCTCATTTGGCCGATCAAGATTGGTTCGCCACGCTGGTTCCGCAAGCTGCCGCTGGTTGGCGGTTGCTGGAAAGCCAACGGCCGCGTGGCTGTTCCTGTCCTTGCAGAGACGGGATCCACGGCGGAGTGGCTTTTCGCGACCTTGTTGACGACCTACGTCGGCATTGCGCTCATTGTTGCCTGA
- a CDS encoding GNAT family N-acetyltransferase — MSIVREAVIDDCPQILELIQELADYEKEPDAVRNTVEDLEQHLFGNSPQAFAHVAEDESGVVGIAIWYLTYSTWKGRHGIHLEDLYVRANQRGLGTGSALLRTLANICVERGYKRLEWQVLDWNEPAIKFYDAIGAGALDGWTTRRLDGDALQALGTQGAK, encoded by the coding sequence ATGAGTATTGTGCGTGAAGCTGTCATCGATGATTGCCCTCAAATTCTGGAATTGATCCAGGAACTCGCGGACTATGAGAAGGAGCCAGACGCGGTGCGCAACACCGTTGAGGACCTTGAGCAGCATCTGTTTGGCAACAGCCCCCAGGCGTTCGCTCATGTGGCTGAGGACGAATCCGGAGTCGTCGGCATAGCCATTTGGTATCTGACCTATTCCACGTGGAAAGGCCGCCACGGAATTCATCTGGAGGACTTGTACGTTCGAGCAAACCAGCGCGGATTGGGCACCGGAAGTGCCTTGTTGCGCACGCTGGCGAATATCTGCGTTGAACGAGGATACAAGCGCCTGGAGTGGCAAGTTCTCGACTGGAACGAACCGGCCATCAAATTTTATGACGCAATCGGCGCCGGCGCGTTGGACGGATGGACCACCCGGCGCCTGGACGGCGACGCGCTGCAGGCCCTCGGAACACAAGGAGCAAAGTAA
- a CDS encoding alpha/beta fold hydrolase: MAHYRGMDVTDHRIEVPLDHSHPEGEKISVFAREVSTDSTKPWLLFLQGGPGGKSPRPGSLSGWLAEAVKHFRVLLLDQRGTGLSTPANRKTLPLRGDSAAQARYLEHFRADSIVRDAEAFREYLGIDQWSTLGQSYGGFCTLTYLSLFPQSLARCLVTGGLASLDQDAKTVYRATYQRMAERNREYFSWYPQDFETLHRIYEHVRENRDERLPNGQQVTVPLVQMLGMYLGGNTRVHLLHHIFEEAFNQTPGGPRLSDAFLDALQAQSSFASNPLYALMHETIYAQGEATNFAAEQVLPEFPDFTVHAATPLLTGEMIFRWHFAEDPALRPLEDVARILAEHEHFAPLYDLDVLARNTVPVAAAVYHDDVYVDRELSLRTASQVAGLQAWVTNEYHHDGIGDEGPAIFRRLLAMANGADPEAAAKDQ, from the coding sequence ATGGCGCATTACCGCGGCATGGACGTCACCGATCACCGGATCGAGGTCCCGCTGGATCACTCGCATCCAGAAGGCGAAAAAATCTCGGTGTTCGCCCGAGAAGTCAGCACCGATTCAACGAAGCCCTGGCTGTTGTTCCTGCAGGGCGGTCCGGGAGGAAAATCGCCAAGGCCCGGTTCGTTGTCGGGCTGGCTGGCAGAAGCGGTAAAGCACTTCCGTGTTCTCTTGCTTGATCAGCGTGGCACCGGCCTGTCAACACCGGCGAACCGAAAAACCTTGCCGCTGCGCGGAGACTCAGCGGCCCAGGCACGCTATCTGGAGCACTTCCGTGCTGACTCGATCGTGCGTGATGCAGAGGCCTTCCGTGAATATCTGGGCATCGATCAGTGGAGCACACTGGGACAAAGCTACGGCGGGTTCTGCACCCTGACCTATCTCTCGCTCTTCCCGCAGTCCCTCGCCCGCTGCCTGGTCACCGGAGGCCTGGCATCGCTGGATCAAGATGCGAAGACCGTATACCGGGCCACCTATCAGCGCATGGCCGAACGCAACCGCGAATACTTTTCCTGGTATCCGCAGGACTTCGAAACCCTGCACCGGATCTACGAGCATGTGCGCGAGAACCGCGACGAGCGATTGCCCAACGGCCAGCAGGTCACCGTCCCGCTGGTGCAGATGCTCGGCATGTACTTGGGCGGCAATACCCGGGTGCACCTGTTGCACCACATTTTCGAGGAAGCCTTCAATCAAACGCCAGGCGGGCCGCGGCTTTCCGATGCCTTCCTCGATGCGTTGCAGGCTCAATCATCATTCGCTTCAAACCCGCTCTACGCGCTGATGCATGAAACGATCTATGCCCAGGGCGAGGCAACAAACTTCGCCGCCGAACAGGTACTGCCGGAATTCCCCGATTTCACCGTGCATGCGGCCACGCCGCTGTTGACCGGTGAAATGATCTTCCGCTGGCATTTTGCCGAGGATCCGGCCTTGCGCCCGCTGGAAGATGTGGCCCGGATTCTGGCCGAGCACGAGCATTTTGCTCCGCTCTATGATCTGGACGTGCTCGCAAGGAACACCGTGCCGGTGGCCGCAGCTGTGTACCACGATGATGTCTATGTCGACCGCGAGCTGTCATTGCGCACCGCATCCCAGGTCGCCGGGCTACAGGCCTGGGTTACGAACGAATACCATCACGATGGCATCGGTGACGAAGGACCGGCGATCTTCCGCCGGCTTTTGGCCATGGCCAACGGCGCGGATCCCGAGGCCGCTGCCAAGGACCAGTAG
- a CDS encoding MarR family winged helix-turn-helix transcriptional regulator: MSDAPLDAGAVATDLALASGTMSRLLGQAAGQGRSVTAWRVLSSLDRLGAQRVGDLAIEQRVAQPTMTGLIIRLENDHMVQREPDPKDGRASLVSLTGTGREEIHGYRQRAINVLLGGMDEFSDAEQQALARVVPLMLRINDRIAADLDG; the protein is encoded by the coding sequence ATGAGTGATGCACCGCTTGATGCAGGAGCCGTAGCCACCGATCTGGCCCTGGCTTCAGGAACCATGTCCCGCCTGTTGGGGCAGGCCGCCGGGCAGGGGCGCTCTGTCACCGCTTGGCGGGTGCTTTCGTCGCTGGACCGGCTGGGAGCCCAGCGCGTTGGAGACCTGGCAATTGAACAGCGTGTCGCCCAGCCGACGATGACCGGACTGATTATCCGTCTCGAAAACGACCACATGGTGCAGCGCGAACCTGATCCAAAGGACGGGCGGGCAAGCCTGGTCAGCTTGACCGGGACTGGCCGTGAAGAAATCCACGGCTACCGCCAGCGGGCCATCAACGTGCTGCTCGGCGGCATGGACGAGTTCAGCGATGCAGAGCAGCAGGCCCTGGCCCGCGTGGTTCCACTGATGCTGCGAATCAACGATCGGATCGCCGCCGACTTGGACGGCTAG
- a CDS encoding TerC/Alx family metal homeostasis membrane protein, translating to MGTHGLTIQFEIIALIVLCAVLIADLLYVTKRPHIPSMKEAGIFVGIYIALALIFGAVIWTQSGPQLGQEFYAGWITEYALSVDNLFVFIIIMARFSVPRKYQQEVLMFGIIIALILRAIFIVLGAAIIEQWSWVFYIFGAFLLWTAWNQLKDEDEDEESGLVKKLTSKLPISKDFDGAKLRTVIDGKKLFTPMVLVFVTIGMTDLLFAFDSIPAIFGLTKSAFIVFTANIFALMGLRQLYFLLGGLMNRLVFLKHALSFILAFIGVKLVFHALHENNLPFINGGEPLHYAWLDISVGLSLLVILGAIVVATVLSLWTPWGKRAAANAEAEEVTKASEKAANSNEK from the coding sequence GTGGGCACTCATGGGTTAACCATTCAATTCGAGATCATCGCGCTGATCGTTCTGTGCGCGGTTCTCATTGCAGACTTGTTGTACGTCACCAAGCGTCCGCACATCCCTTCCATGAAGGAAGCTGGCATCTTTGTCGGCATTTATATCGCACTGGCACTGATTTTCGGCGCGGTCATCTGGACCCAGTCCGGCCCGCAGCTCGGCCAGGAGTTCTATGCCGGCTGGATCACCGAATACGCGTTGTCAGTTGACAACCTGTTCGTCTTCATCATCATCATGGCGCGCTTCTCGGTACCACGGAAGTACCAGCAGGAAGTGCTGATGTTCGGCATTATCATCGCGCTGATCCTGCGCGCGATCTTCATTGTGCTCGGCGCCGCCATCATCGAGCAGTGGTCGTGGGTCTTCTACATCTTCGGTGCCTTCCTGCTGTGGACGGCTTGGAACCAGCTCAAGGACGAAGACGAGGACGAAGAGAGCGGCCTCGTCAAGAAGCTGACCAGCAAGCTGCCGATCTCCAAGGACTTCGATGGCGCCAAGCTGCGCACCGTGATCGACGGCAAGAAGCTGTTCACCCCGATGGTTCTGGTCTTCGTGACCATCGGCATGACCGACCTGCTGTTCGCCTTCGACTCGATTCCTGCAATCTTTGGCCTGACCAAGTCGGCCTTCATCGTCTTCACCGCGAACATCTTCGCCCTGATGGGCCTGCGCCAGCTGTACTTCTTGCTCGGCGGCCTGATGAACCGACTGGTCTTCCTGAAGCACGCACTGAGCTTCATCCTGGCCTTCATCGGCGTCAAGCTGGTCTTCCACGCGCTGCATGAAAACAACCTGCCATTCATCAACGGCGGCGAGCCACTGCACTACGCATGGCTGGACATCTCCGTGGGACTGTCCCTGCTGGTGATCCTGGGCGCCATTGTTGTTGCCACCGTCTTGTCGCTGTGGACCCCATGGGGCAAGCGCGCGGCAGCCAACGCCGAGGCTGAAGAAGTCACCAAGGCGTCTGAAAAGGCCGCAAACTCAAACGAAAAGTAG
- the uvrB gene encoding excinuclease ABC subunit UvrB has protein sequence MSLAQPIKRVVAPFEVISEYEPAGDQPQAIKELTERINNGEKDIVLLGATGTGKSATTAWLVEQVQRPTLVLVQNKTLAAQLANEFRELLPNNAVEYFVSYYDYYQPEAYVPQTDTFIEKDSSINEEVERLRHSATNSLLTRRDTIVVATVSCIYGLGTPEEYVAGMVTVRTGEELNRDAMLRQFVAMQYTRNDMDFHRGTFRVRGDTVEIIPMYEEQAVRIEFFGDEVEAIYTLHPVTGEVIREETEMYIFPASHYVAGAERMGKAIKRIEDELAVRLKELESQNKLVEAQRLRMRTTYDLEMMEQMGFCNGIENYSRHIDGREAGSAPHCLIDYFPDDFLLVIDESHVTVPQIGAMYEGDMSRKRTLVEHGFRLPSAMDNRPLKWDEFLERIGQTVYLSATPGKYELGKSDGFVEQIIRPTGLIDPEIIVKPTKGQIDDLLDEIRTRVDRDERVLVTTLTKRMAEDLTDYLTEHQVRVQYLHSDVDTIRRVELLRELRMGSFDVLVGINLLREGLDLPEVSLVAILDADKQGFLRSATSLIQTIGRAARNVSGQVIMYADKITDAMDQAIEETNRRRAIQEAHNKEHGIDPMPLRKKIADITDQLAREDADTQELLNNNRLAKDAKRTKASSSVRKDGLAAAPAEDLLSQIEEMTGQMHAAAAELQFELAARIRDEVSELKKELRQMKAAGHA, from the coding sequence ATGAGTCTTGCCCAGCCGATTAAGCGTGTTGTTGCCCCCTTCGAAGTCATCAGCGAATATGAGCCCGCCGGCGACCAGCCGCAGGCCATCAAGGAGCTGACCGAGCGCATCAACAACGGCGAAAAGGACATCGTGCTGCTCGGTGCCACCGGTACCGGCAAGTCCGCGACCACCGCCTGGCTGGTGGAGCAGGTGCAGCGCCCGACCTTGGTGCTGGTGCAGAACAAGACCCTGGCCGCCCAGCTGGCCAATGAATTCCGCGAGCTGTTGCCCAATAACGCGGTGGAGTACTTCGTCTCCTACTACGACTACTACCAGCCCGAGGCCTACGTCCCGCAGACCGATACCTTCATCGAGAAGGACTCCTCGATCAACGAGGAGGTCGAGCGGCTGCGCCACTCTGCGACCAACTCGCTGCTGACCCGGCGCGATACCATCGTGGTCGCCACGGTGTCCTGCATCTACGGCTTGGGCACCCCGGAGGAGTACGTGGCCGGCATGGTCACCGTGCGAACCGGCGAGGAGCTGAATCGCGACGCCATGCTGCGCCAGTTCGTCGCCATGCAGTACACCCGCAATGACATGGACTTCCACCGCGGCACCTTTCGGGTTCGCGGGGATACCGTGGAAATCATCCCGATGTACGAAGAGCAGGCGGTGCGCATCGAGTTCTTCGGCGACGAAGTCGAAGCGATCTACACCCTGCACCCGGTCACCGGAGAGGTGATCCGCGAGGAAACCGAGATGTACATCTTCCCGGCCAGCCACTACGTCGCCGGCGCCGAGCGCATGGGCAAGGCGATCAAGCGGATCGAGGACGAGCTGGCGGTGCGGCTGAAGGAGCTCGAGTCGCAGAATAAGCTGGTCGAGGCCCAGCGGTTGCGCATGCGCACCACCTATGACCTGGAAATGATGGAGCAGATGGGCTTCTGCAACGGCATCGAGAACTACTCGCGGCATATCGACGGCCGCGAGGCAGGCAGCGCCCCGCACTGCCTGATCGACTACTTCCCCGATGACTTCCTGCTGGTCATCGACGAGTCGCACGTGACCGTGCCGCAGATCGGCGCCATGTACGAGGGCGACATGTCGCGCAAGCGCACCCTGGTGGAGCACGGTTTCCGCCTGCCCTCCGCGATGGACAACCGCCCGCTGAAGTGGGACGAGTTCCTGGAGCGCATCGGGCAGACCGTCTACCTTTCGGCCACCCCGGGCAAGTACGAGCTGGGCAAGTCCGACGGGTTCGTCGAGCAGATCATCCGCCCGACCGGCCTGATCGACCCGGAGATCATCGTCAAGCCCACCAAGGGGCAGATCGACGACCTGCTCGATGAGATCCGCACCCGCGTGGACCGCGATGAGCGCGTGCTGGTCACCACGCTGACCAAGCGCATGGCCGAGGACCTGACCGACTACCTGACCGAGCACCAGGTGCGGGTGCAATACCTGCACTCGGATGTGGACACCATCCGGCGCGTGGAGCTGCTGCGCGAACTGCGCATGGGCTCCTTCGATGTGCTGGTGGGCATCAACCTGCTGCGCGAGGGGCTGGACCTGCCGGAGGTGTCGCTGGTGGCGATCCTCGACGCCGACAAGCAGGGCTTCCTGCGTTCGGCGACCTCGCTGATCCAGACCATCGGCCGTGCCGCCCGCAACGTGTCCGGCCAGGTGATCATGTACGCGGACAAGATCACCGATGCCATGGACCAGGCCATCGAGGAGACCAATCGCCGACGGGCGATCCAGGAGGCGCACAACAAGGAGCACGGGATCGACCCGATGCCGTTGCGCAAGAAGATCGCCGATATCACCGACCAGCTGGCGCGCGAGGATGCCGACACGCAGGAATTGCTGAACAACAACCGGCTGGCCAAGGACGCGAAGCGGACCAAGGCCTCGTCGAGCGTGCGCAAGGACGGCTTGGCTGCTGCTCCCGCCGAGGACCTGCTCTCGCAGATCGAGGAGATGACCGGGCAGATGCACGCTGCGGCCGCCGAATTGCAGTTTGAATTGGCCGCCCGCATCCGCGACGAGGTGTCCGAATTGAAGAAGGAGTTACGCCAGATGAAGGCCGCCGGGCACGCTTAG
- the coaE gene encoding dephospho-CoA kinase, with the protein MKHVGLTGGVASGKSAVAAKLAELGAVVIDADALAREVVAPGTDGLAAIKDCFGPEILQPDGSLDRKALGAIVFADEQARQKLNAIVHPLVRQAAAVAREQAPHGALVVEDIPLLVESGQAGKFDAVIVVQSPPAERIRRMVQDRGWSRQDAESRMAAQSSDEQRAAVADYLLENSGTLEELEAQVAALYRQLAPAQE; encoded by the coding sequence ATGAAGCATGTGGGACTGACCGGGGGAGTAGCCTCCGGAAAATCTGCGGTTGCGGCTAAATTGGCTGAGCTCGGCGCGGTGGTGATCGACGCCGACGCACTGGCGCGCGAGGTGGTTGCCCCCGGCACCGACGGACTGGCTGCGATCAAGGACTGTTTCGGGCCGGAAATTTTGCAGCCCGACGGCTCCCTGGATCGCAAGGCCTTGGGCGCGATCGTCTTCGCCGATGAGCAGGCCCGCCAGAAGCTGAACGCGATCGTCCACCCCTTGGTGCGCCAGGCGGCCGCCGTGGCGCGCGAGCAAGCCCCGCACGGAGCCCTGGTGGTGGAGGACATCCCGCTGCTAGTCGAATCCGGGCAGGCAGGAAAATTCGATGCGGTGATCGTCGTGCAGTCCCCGCCGGCAGAACGCATCCGCCGCATGGTCCAGGATCGCGGGTGGTCCAGGCAGGACGCCGAATCCCGGATGGCCGCGCAGTCCAGCGATGAGCAGCGGGCGGCCGTGGCCGATTACCTGCTGGAGAATTCGGGGACCCTGGAAGAACTCGAGGCGCAGGTTGCTGCCCTTTACCGCCAACTGGCGCCAGCACAGGAGTAG
- a CDS encoding YigZ family protein — MNTNESAATSYTTLRGDSVHELEIKRSRFITYLYRVETEAEARNRIAGLRKTHFDARHHCTAFILGPDRMTQRSNDDGEPSGTAGIPMLDALAKRDLPDQSHLSDTLAVVVRYFGGIKLGAGGLVRAYSEAVSSGLDHASLLRRQRLRIFTLPASHALAARYENELRAAGYQIEPTHWEADAALVHIGIPDTPEAAEELRVHVAALTAGAGELATATTRWVDLI, encoded by the coding sequence ATGAACACCAACGAATCCGCCGCGACCAGCTACACCACGCTGCGCGGCGACAGCGTGCACGAGCTGGAAATCAAGCGCTCGCGCTTCATCACCTATCTCTACCGGGTAGAAACCGAAGCCGAGGCCCGCAACCGCATCGCCGGCCTGCGCAAAACCCACTTTGATGCGCGGCACCATTGCACCGCCTTCATCCTCGGCCCCGATCGGATGACCCAGCGCTCCAACGACGACGGGGAACCCTCGGGCACCGCCGGCATCCCGATGCTTGATGCCCTGGCCAAGCGCGACCTGCCCGATCAGAGCCATCTCTCGGACACGCTGGCGGTCGTCGTCCGCTACTTCGGGGGAATCAAGCTGGGGGCCGGCGGGCTGGTGCGCGCCTATTCGGAAGCGGTCTCCTCGGGCCTTGACCACGCGAGCCTGCTGCGCCGCCAGCGCCTGCGGATTTTCACCCTGCCGGCATCCCACGCCTTGGCAGCACGCTATGAGAACGAGCTGCGCGCCGCCGGCTACCAGATCGAGCCCACGCACTGGGAGGCAGACGCCGCACTGGTGCACATCGGCATTCCCGACACCCCCGAAGCCGCCGAAGAATTGCGTGTCCACGTCGCCGCACTGACCGCCGGGGCCGGAGAACTGGCCACCGCAACTACCCGATGGGTTGATCTGATTTGA